CAGCCCGGCGATCCGCCCGAGCAGCGGGGCGGCCCGGCGGGTGCGGCGGACCAGCGACTCCCGGGCCAGCGCCACGGCCAGGGCGGCCGCCCCGACCACCAGCCCCATGCCCAGGGCGTAGGTCACGAACAGGCCGATGCCGGCGGCCGGGCTGCCGGCCCGGAAGCCGGCCACCACCACCGCCAGGAACGGGCCGATCGTGCAGCCGAGCGAGGCGACCGCGTAGGCCGCGCCGAACAGCGCCATCGAGGTGAACCGCAGCCGGACCGCCGGCCCGGCGGCCACCTTCGGCGTGATCGTGGGCAACTCCCGGCCGGCGAGCAGCCACCCGCCGGCGGCCACCAGCGCCAGGCCGATCAGCACCGACACCCAGGGCAGCCGGCTCGCGACGGCGTCGGCGGCCGGCCCGGCGAGCAGCCCGAAGAGGCCGAACACGGCGACGAACCCGACGGTCATCGCGCCGGTGAGGGCGAGCGCCCGGCCCACCGGTCGCAGCGGCCCGCGGTCGGCCGCCGGGCCGTCGCCGAGGACCAGCACCGACAGGTACGCGGGCAGCAGCGCGAAGCCGCACGGGTTCACCGCGGCGAGCAGGCCGGCGCCGAGGGCGAGTCCGTAGGACGCCTCCGGCATGTCAGGTCAGCTCCGCG
This genomic interval from Micromonospora coxensis contains the following:
- a CDS encoding cytochrome c biogenesis CcdA family protein, whose translation is MPEASYGLALGAGLLAAVNPCGFALLPAYLSVLVLGDGPAADRGPLRPVGRALALTGAMTVGFVAVFGLFGLLAGPAADAVASRLPWVSVLIGLALVAAGGWLLAGRELPTITPKVAAGPAVRLRFTSMALFGAAYAVASLGCTIGPFLAVVVAGFRAGSPAAGIGLFVTYALGMGLVVGAAALAVALARESLVRRTRRAAPLLGRIAGLLLVLTGAYVAWYGRYEIRVFSGGSADDPVIDAAGRVQAAVSGWLDGVGPWVVAAVAVALLAVAAGSTLVRRRRRGADPAPTPERVDAA